A section of the Bryobacteraceae bacterium genome encodes:
- the cysD gene encoding sulfate adenylyltransferase subunit 2, whose translation MARPDSAALSHLRWLEAESIQILREAAAQFARPVLLYSIGKDSSVLLHLARKAFFPGPLPFPLLHIDTTYEYPEMIEFRDRFTREIGAELRVYTNREAIRQGANPYDFGTAKCCQLLRTQALVQALREGGYDAALGGARRDEERSRAKERVFSFRDRNGHWDPKTQRPELWSIYNGRVDPGEHMRIFPLSNWTELDVWRYIALEKIPIVPLYFARPRPVLARNGTLIPYQPNVRLLPGERPQTVMCRMRTLGCTPCSGAIRSEADTVEKIIAELLEFRRSERENRVIDHDQDGSMELKKREGYF comes from the coding sequence ATGGCACGACCCGATTCCGCTGCCCTGTCCCACCTCCGTTGGCTGGAGGCGGAAAGTATCCAGATCCTGCGCGAGGCGGCGGCGCAGTTTGCGCGGCCTGTGCTGTTGTATTCAATCGGCAAGGATTCTTCGGTCCTGCTCCATCTGGCGCGCAAGGCTTTCTTCCCGGGGCCGCTGCCGTTTCCGCTGCTTCACATTGACACGACCTACGAATACCCGGAGATGATCGAGTTCCGGGATCGCTTCACACGGGAGATCGGCGCCGAGTTGCGGGTCTACACCAACCGGGAGGCGATCCGGCAGGGCGCGAATCCCTACGATTTTGGGACCGCGAAGTGCTGCCAGCTTCTGCGCACGCAGGCGTTGGTGCAGGCGCTGCGGGAGGGCGGCTATGATGCCGCGCTCGGCGGGGCGCGCCGCGATGAGGAGCGCTCGCGCGCCAAGGAGCGCGTGTTCAGTTTCCGCGACCGCAATGGCCACTGGGACCCGAAGACGCAGCGGCCCGAACTGTGGTCGATCTACAACGGCCGGGTGGATCCGGGCGAGCACATGCGGATCTTTCCGCTGTCGAACTGGACGGAGCTGGACGTGTGGCGCTACATTGCGCTCGAAAAAATTCCCATCGTTCCTCTCTATTTTGCGCGTCCGCGGCCGGTGCTGGCGCGGAACGGCACGCTCATTCCGTATCAGCCGAACGTGCGTCTGCTGCCGGGTGAGCGGCCGCAGACGGTGATGTGCCGGATGCGGACGCTCGGCTGCACGCCGTGCAGCGGGGCAATCCGGTCGGAGGCGGACACGGTGGAAAAAATCATTGCTGAACTGCTGGAATTCCGCCGTTCGGAGCGCGAAAACCGGGTGATTGATCACGACCAGGACGGCTCGATGGAGCTCAAAAAGCGGGAGGGATATTTCTGA
- a CDS encoding TonB-dependent receptor, with the protein MAGQDNERWKMFLRTVSQLLASALLLTGGLHGQSSATAVIEGRVTFAGNGEPLRGASVVLTPGGKIVESDAEGRYRFQGLAAGEYTLVAHVHALTDEKKTVRVQAGETATVDFALGIRPLKESITVTASGREESTADALLSVASLDGYQLTGRSASPSLGDLIGDEAGVAKRSYGPGTTRPVIRGFDGDRVLVLQDGMRTGTISSQSGDHGEPIDPNDLERVEVVKGPATLLYGSNAIGGVVNVLTDHHVINQHPHQGLHMALTGVGGTANAQGGGSGSFEYGHENWLVYGSGGGMRTGDYNTPIGRVLNSFTDMITAKMGLGHYGERLSWNAVVQRIETTYGIPTGVDAKDSSGGQAAGGEAAEPESSLLDMRRTNVRFNGSWKRINTALEQLQFDLGYSDYTHREIEGGVTGTQFFNRQFVYSGIFDQRPRGRWSGRFGLWGLQRDYKTRGAEALAPPVDQSAFALFGLEEFRWERVRLQFGGRWETNHYSPEGRSERRFSGLSASTGAWLPLWSNGALVANYIHSYRAPALEELYNNGPHPGNLAFEIGNPNLKREAGDGVEISLRHQGRNVRGEANLFRYQMHDFVYFQPTGGIEDALPVYLFSQADARFLGAEARAQVRVHGPLWLLTGFDYVDANLTVGGRMNLPRIPPARGRLGLDWFWRGLSLKPELLLVNRQWQVAPNEDPTAGYTVFHLNASYTLTRGHTLHTFNVTTFNLGDRLYRNHLSFIKDIAPEMGRGVRLSYTIRLF; encoded by the coding sequence ATGGCCGGCCAGGACAATGAGAGGTGGAAGATGTTTCTGAGAACAGTGTCGCAGTTGTTGGCTTCGGCTCTCCTTTTGACAGGGGGACTGCATGGGCAATCGTCCGCCACCGCAGTGATCGAAGGCCGGGTGACGTTTGCGGGCAACGGCGAGCCGCTACGCGGCGCCTCCGTGGTACTGACGCCCGGCGGCAAGATCGTGGAAAGCGACGCGGAGGGCCGCTACCGATTTCAGGGCCTGGCGGCCGGCGAATACACGCTGGTGGCTCATGTTCACGCGCTGACCGATGAGAAGAAGACGGTCCGAGTGCAGGCGGGCGAGACGGCGACGGTGGACTTCGCGCTGGGCATCCGTCCATTGAAAGAGTCCATCACGGTGACCGCGTCCGGGCGGGAGGAGTCCACGGCGGATGCGCTTCTGAGCGTGGCGTCGCTGGACGGCTATCAGTTGACCGGGCGCAGCGCGTCGCCTTCGCTTGGCGATCTGATCGGGGACGAGGCGGGAGTCGCCAAGCGCAGCTACGGCCCTGGGACCACACGACCGGTAATCCGCGGCTTTGACGGCGACCGCGTGCTTGTGCTTCAGGACGGGATGAGGACGGGGACGATCTCGTCGCAGTCGGGCGATCATGGCGAGCCGATCGACCCCAACGACCTGGAACGGGTGGAGGTGGTGAAGGGCCCGGCAACGCTTCTGTATGGGTCGAACGCCATCGGGGGCGTGGTGAACGTGCTCACCGACCATCACGTCATCAACCAGCACCCGCATCAGGGCCTGCACATGGCGCTCACCGGCGTTGGGGGCACGGCCAATGCGCAGGGCGGCGGCAGCGGCTCGTTTGAATACGGCCATGAGAATTGGCTCGTTTACGGCTCCGGCGGCGGCATGCGCACCGGCGATTACAACACCCCCATCGGCCGCGTACTGAATTCCTTTACGGATATGATCACCGCCAAGATGGGCCTCGGCCATTACGGCGAACGGCTGAGCTGGAACGCGGTGGTGCAGCGCATTGAGACGACCTACGGCATCCCTACCGGAGTGGACGCGAAGGACTCGTCCGGCGGCCAGGCCGCAGGCGGCGAGGCGGCGGAGCCGGAGAGCTCTCTGCTTGACATGCGCCGCACGAACGTCCGTTTCAATGGCTCCTGGAAAAGGATCAACACGGCACTCGAACAGCTCCAGTTTGACCTCGGTTATTCCGACTACACGCACCGTGAGATCGAGGGCGGCGTGACCGGGACGCAGTTCTTCAACAGACAGTTCGTTTATTCGGGCATTTTCGATCAGCGACCCCGCGGACGGTGGTCCGGGCGTTTCGGCCTGTGGGGCCTTCAGCGGGACTACAAGACGCGTGGCGCGGAGGCTCTTGCGCCGCCCGTTGACCAGTCCGCCTTCGCCCTGTTTGGGCTGGAGGAGTTCCGCTGGGAGCGCGTGCGGCTCCAGTTCGGTGGCCGCTGGGAGACGAACCACTACTCGCCAGAAGGGCGGAGCGAACGGCGCTTTAGCGGTCTTTCTGCCTCCACCGGCGCGTGGCTGCCGCTGTGGAGCAACGGCGCGCTGGTCGCCAATTACATCCACTCTTACCGTGCGCCCGCGCTGGAAGAGCTCTACAATAACGGGCCGCATCCGGGCAATCTGGCTTTTGAAATCGGCAATCCGAACCTGAAGCGCGAGGCCGGCGATGGAGTAGAGATCTCGCTGCGCCACCAGGGCCGCAATGTGCGTGGAGAGGCCAACCTGTTCCGGTATCAGATGCACGACTTCGTCTACTTCCAGCCCACCGGCGGCATCGAGGACGCGCTGCCCGTTTACCTGTTTTCGCAGGCCGATGCGCGATTTCTCGGGGCCGAGGCGCGCGCCCAGGTCCGCGTGCACGGCCCGCTGTGGCTGCTGACGGGCTTCGATTACGTCGACGCCAACCTCACCGTGGGCGGCCGGATGAACCTGCCGCGCATTCCGCCCGCCCGCGGACGGCTGGGGCTGGACTGGTTCTGGAGAGGCCTGAGCCTGAAGCCGGAGCTGCTGCTGGTGAACCGCCAGTGGCAGGTGGCGCCCAACGAGGATCCCACCGCCGGCTATACGGTGTTCCACCTGAACGCGTCATACACGTTGACGCGCGGCCACACGCTGCATACCTTCAACGTCACCACGTTCAACCTCGGCGACCGGCTGTACCGGAATCACCTCAGCTTCATCAAAGACATCGCCCCGGAGATGGGCCGCGGCGTGCGCCTCTCCTACACGATCCGCCTGTTCTGA